In Nostoc sp. GT001, a genomic segment contains:
- the ctpA gene encoding carboxyl-terminal processing protease CtpA, producing the protein MGFMNKQVFRVGFSLLMAFCLALGTLTQPAVALTGEQKLVSEVWRIVNRTYLDETFNHQNWAAVRQKVLEKPLADSNASYEAIGKMLKSLDDPFTRFLDPEQYRSLQVNTSGELTGVGLQIALNSENGKLEVVAPIAGSRADKAGIRPRDRILKIEGVSTENLTLDEAATRMRGPSGSLVTLLIERDGEAETEIRLTRDRIALNPVVSDLRVSAEGTPIGYLRLTQFNANASTELAHAISSLEKKGAAAYILDLRNNPGGLLQAGIEIARLWLDSGTIVYTVNRQGIQGSFEAFGPALTNDPLVILVNQGTASASEILVGALQDNGRAQLVGETTFGKGLIQSLFELSDGSGLAVTIAKYETPQHRDINKLGIKPDKVISQVAINREQIGTQADLQYQAALELLLQKRVVAGKA; encoded by the coding sequence ATGGGGTTCATGAATAAACAAGTCTTTCGGGTTGGATTTTCATTGTTAATGGCGTTTTGCTTGGCGTTGGGTACGCTCACTCAGCCAGCGGTGGCTTTGACGGGGGAACAAAAGCTGGTTTCGGAAGTTTGGCGAATTGTTAATCGTACTTATCTAGATGAGACATTTAATCATCAAAACTGGGCGGCTGTGCGGCAAAAGGTTCTGGAGAAGCCACTGGCAGACTCAAATGCCAGTTATGAGGCAATTGGGAAGATGCTCAAGAGCCTCGACGATCCTTTTACCCGCTTTTTAGATCCAGAACAGTACCGCAGCTTGCAGGTCAATACTTCTGGGGAACTGACTGGGGTAGGATTGCAAATTGCCTTGAATTCTGAGAATGGGAAGTTAGAAGTAGTGGCTCCCATCGCCGGTTCACGAGCAGATAAAGCAGGGATTCGACCACGCGATCGCATTCTTAAAATTGAAGGCGTTTCCACAGAAAATCTCACCCTTGATGAAGCTGCTACCAGAATGCGCGGGCCCAGTGGCAGCCTTGTGACTCTCTTGATCGAACGGGACGGAGAGGCAGAAACGGAAATTAGGCTAACACGCGATCGCATTGCTCTTAACCCTGTGGTTTCGGATTTGCGTGTTTCTGCGGAGGGTACACCCATTGGCTACCTACGTCTTACCCAATTTAATGCCAACGCTTCAACGGAATTAGCACACGCTATTTCTAGTCTAGAAAAAAAAGGCGCTGCTGCCTACATTCTAGATTTACGAAATAATCCTGGGGGGTTATTGCAAGCCGGAATTGAAATTGCCCGTCTGTGGTTAGACTCTGGCACGATTGTTTACACTGTTAACCGACAAGGCATTCAGGGGAGTTTTGAAGCCTTTGGGCCAGCCCTAACAAACGATCCTCTAGTGATTTTGGTGAATCAAGGAACTGCTAGTGCGAGTGAAATTCTCGTCGGCGCACTCCAAGATAATGGTCGCGCTCAACTGGTAGGCGAAACCACCTTTGGCAAGGGTTTGATTCAATCTTTATTTGAATTATCAGATGGTTCAGGTTTGGCAGTCACAATTGCTAAGTACGAAACTCCTCAACACCGGGATATTAACAAATTAGGCATTAAGCCAGATAAAGTGATTTCCCAAGTAGCCATTAACCGCGAACAGATTGGCACCCAAGCGGATCTGCAATATCAAGCAGCACTGGAACTTTTGCTTCAAAAGCGGGTGGTGGCGGGGAAGGCATGA
- a CDS encoding AAA family ATPase, with protein MSAKIDGTLRIAGYQIIEQLYSGSRTQVYRAIRECVGAARRRHRLPVVIKLLKREYPTFTELVQFCNQYAIAKNLNIPGIIKPYSLEAHHNGYALVMEDFGGVSLRQFTQEKTLTLEQFLPIALQLLDILHQLHQQRVIHKDIKPANILIHPDTNQIKLIDFSIASLLPRETQEIQSLNRLEGTLAYLSPEQTGRMNRGIDYRSDFYSLGVTFFELLSGKLPFESHEPMELVHYHIAKLPPCLCDLNPKLPLMLGEIVRKLMAKNAEDRYQSALGIKHDLVICLEQWRETGKHTWFDLGQRDISDRFLIPEKLYGRESEVKTLLEAFGYVANGGSQLMLVAGFSGIGKTAVVNEVHKPIVRWNGYFIKGKYDQFNRNIPLSAFVQAFRDLIGQLLSESDTQLKQWQSQILAAVGENGQLLIEVIPELEQMIGKQPAIAELSGGAAQNRFNLLFQKFIQVFTTREHPLVIFLDDLQWADSASLNLLKLLMSQSDCGYLFIVGAYRDNEVFAAHPLMLTVDEIEKASSCVNTLSLAPLSQADVNHLIADSLSCATEKALPLTELVYQKAKGNPFFTTQFLKALHEDGLISFDWEVGFWQCDVAQVRLLALTDDVVEFMAQQLQKLPDITQNVLKLAACIGNQFDLATLAIVSEQSQIEAAASLWKALQEGLILPQSEVYKFYVGEEHQAVSPENSQIVVYKFLHDRVQQAAYSLIPSDEKQPVHLKIGQLLLNNTPESNQEERIFAIVSQLNVAAELIAQSAERQRLAQFNLMASRKAKAAAAYTAACKYAQVGIGLLAENSWQHQYELTLALHQVATEAAYLSGDLEQMAANARLVLNHAKTPLDQISVYEVKIEAFTAQGEFTQAIAAALAILKQLGVELPAAPTQEDVAAAFSTVSDAIGERLPGELLNLSQARDANILAAARILTSAAPCAYLFAPLLYLLVILKKVYLSVVYGNESTSTFSYVSYGILMCGVFGNVELGYEFGQLALDMLSRQQNSELKGKTLLLVFLYTRHWKMHLRDALHPLQMAYCSCLDVGDLAFAGYSAYNYGFYSYFAGQNLTQLEPEVAGYCKALKHLKQNTNLAYSQLIWQILLNLIGDADNVVVLSGAAYNEQHQLQLNEAGGDRTGLALLWINKLVVSYLFSEFQQAVEQAGQARQYLDAVLAFLYVPIFHFYESLAYLAYFGELSTPEQQQIKECIADNQEKLKYWATHAPMNFLHKFYLVEAEQERVQGNKASAIDLYDRAIALAKEHGYTQEEALANELAAKFYLNWRKEQIAQSYMTQAYYGYARWGAKAKVADLERRYPQLLAPILEQTRSPLSTNETIFTLGSLTSTSSATSDNSSVSVALDLATILKASQTLSGEIELEKLLSALLHIVIENAGADKCVFMLLESDRLLVQALAQLSLSGVQNQAAVNFYSMLLNPQPIEDSVDVPVGLINNIKRNLQPVVITDATVYPQLLNDAYIQQQQPKSILCSPVLHQGKLLGVLYLENNLATGAFTSDRVELLNLLCTQAAISLENARIYQNSQNYAQQLAQSLAKLQASELRFQNLANNIPGMVYQFRLAADGSTSTPYVSSGCFDLYGLEPELVMSGTHSLYAMNHPDDRPAIAEAIAYSAQNLTPFEEEWRIILPSGTVKWIQSAARPELQADGAIIWDGVVIDISNGKQAEESLAKEREFLNAIIHNITDGIVVCDASGKLTLFNKATRDFHGLPVQSLPAEQWTEHFDLYQPDGQTPLSTTEIPLFRALQGEIVENAEMVIAPKHGSKRILLASGQAIFDSSGNKLGAVVVMRDISERARLEAERKQAELALQQKSLDLQQALNDLQNAQLQIVQSEKMSALGNLVAGVAHEMNNPLGFIAASLKQAKPTVADIVEHLKLYQESLPHKNDEIKNHAEEIDLDYSLEDLPKMIDSMSMACDRLKNISTSLRTFSRADQDYKVPFNIHQGIDSTILILKHRLKANDQRPAIEVVTNYGNLPQVECFPGQLNQVFMNIIANAIDALDESNVGHKFEEIQANINRIAIKTSIENNTIKIAIRDNGKGISEQVKNKIFDHLFTTKSVGKGTGLGLAIARQIVEETHNGKLSCNSILGEGTEFIIEIPV; from the coding sequence AAACCCAGGAAATCCAGAGCCTCAATAGATTAGAGGGAACGCTAGCCTATCTGTCGCCAGAGCAAACCGGACGGATGAACAGAGGCATTGACTACCGCAGTGACTTCTATTCTTTAGGTGTGACTTTCTTTGAATTACTGAGTGGAAAATTGCCCTTTGAATCCCATGAACCAATGGAGTTGGTGCATTACCACATTGCGAAACTTCCACCCTGCCTCTGCGATTTGAACCCCAAATTGCCCTTGATGCTCGGCGAAATTGTTCGCAAACTGATGGCGAAGAACGCCGAAGACCGCTATCAAAGTGCGCTAGGAATTAAACATGACCTTGTTATTTGCTTAGAACAGTGGCGAGAAACAGGCAAACACACCTGGTTTGATTTAGGACAGCGCGATATCAGCGATCGCTTTCTCATACCCGAAAAACTCTACGGGCGGGAATCGGAGGTAAAGACACTATTAGAAGCATTTGGTTATGTGGCCAATGGTGGCTCTCAACTGATGCTAGTAGCAGGTTTTTCTGGTATTGGCAAAACCGCAGTCGTCAATGAAGTGCATAAGCCAATCGTCCGCTGGAACGGCTATTTCATCAAAGGAAAATACGATCAGTTCAACCGCAACATTCCTCTGTCTGCTTTTGTACAAGCCTTTCGTGACCTAATCGGACAGCTGCTTAGTGAAAGCGATACTCAGTTAAAGCAATGGCAAAGTCAGATTTTAGCGGCAGTTGGGGAGAACGGACAACTTCTGATCGAGGTAATTCCTGAACTGGAACAAATGATTGGCAAACAGCCTGCCATCGCTGAACTATCAGGCGGTGCGGCACAAAACCGTTTCAATCTGCTGTTCCAAAAGTTTATTCAGGTGTTCACAACCAGAGAGCATCCGTTAGTAATATTTCTGGATGATTTGCAGTGGGCAGATTCGGCATCGCTGAATTTGCTGAAATTGTTAATGTCTCAGAGCGATTGCGGCTATCTATTCATTGTTGGTGCATACCGGGATAACGAGGTGTTTGCGGCTCATCCACTCATGTTAACGGTAGATGAAATTGAAAAGGCATCCTCCTGCGTCAACACCTTGAGTCTAGCTCCCTTAAGTCAAGCAGATGTCAACCATTTAATCGCCGATTCTCTCAGTTGTGCAACTGAAAAAGCATTACCGTTAACAGAGTTAGTTTATCAAAAAGCCAAAGGCAATCCTTTTTTCACAACTCAGTTTTTGAAAGCGCTACATGAGGATGGGCTGATTAGCTTTGATTGGGAGGTTGGTTTTTGGCAGTGTGATGTAGCGCAAGTGCGATTGCTTGCTCTCACTGATGATGTGGTGGAATTTATGGCACAACAACTTCAAAAATTGCCCGACATCACTCAAAATGTTCTGAAACTGGCAGCCTGTATCGGCAATCAGTTCGATTTGGCGACCTTAGCGATCGTTTCTGAACAATCTCAAATCGAAGCAGCTGCAAGTTTATGGAAAGCTTTGCAGGAAGGTTTGATTTTACCCCAAAGTGAAGTTTATAAGTTTTATGTTGGGGAAGAACATCAAGCAGTTAGCCCAGAAAATTCTCAGATTGTCGTATATAAATTTTTACATGACCGGGTGCAGCAAGCCGCATACTCTCTAATTCCCAGCGATGAAAAACAACCCGTTCACCTGAAAATTGGACAGTTACTCCTGAATAACACCCCCGAAAGCAACCAAGAAGAACGCATTTTTGCAATCGTTAGTCAACTCAATGTTGCAGCTGAATTGATCGCCCAATCCGCAGAACGTCAAAGATTGGCCCAATTTAACCTGATGGCAAGTCGTAAGGCAAAAGCGGCAGCCGCCTATACTGCCGCCTGCAAATATGCCCAGGTAGGCATTGGGTTACTCGCCGAAAACAGTTGGCAGCATCAGTATGAGTTGACCTTAGCACTCCATCAAGTCGCCACAGAAGCCGCTTATCTGAGCGGTGATTTAGAGCAAATGGCAGCCAATGCTCGTCTTGTACTGAATCACGCCAAAACTCCATTAGATCAAATCAGCGTTTATGAGGTGAAAATTGAGGCATTCACCGCTCAGGGTGAATTTACTCAAGCGATCGCGGCGGCACTTGCCATCTTAAAGCAATTGGGAGTAGAACTGCCCGCAGCCCCTACCCAGGAAGATGTGGCGGCTGCCTTTAGTACCGTTTCAGATGCGATTGGAGAACGTTTACCTGGTGAGTTACTCAACCTCAGCCAAGCAAGGGATGCAAACATCCTGGCAGCGGCTCGGATTTTGACATCGGCTGCACCCTGCGCTTATTTGTTTGCACCACTGCTTTATTTACTAGTGATTTTAAAAAAGGTTTATTTATCTGTCGTATATGGCAATGAATCAACCTCGACCTTTAGCTATGTCTCTTATGGGATTTTGATGTGTGGGGTGTTCGGAAACGTTGAATTAGGTTATGAATTCGGTCAGTTAGCCCTTGACATGCTATCACGTCAGCAAAATTCCGAATTGAAGGGGAAAACTTTATTACTAGTCTTTTTATACACAAGGCATTGGAAAATGCACCTGCGTGATGCATTACACCCCTTGCAGATGGCCTATTGTAGTTGTTTAGATGTGGGGGATTTGGCTTTTGCGGGCTACTCTGCGTATAACTACGGTTTTTACTCCTATTTTGCCGGACAGAATTTAACGCAACTGGAGCCGGAAGTTGCCGGATATTGTAAAGCGCTCAAGCACCTCAAGCAAAATACAAATCTGGCTTATTCCCAATTGATTTGGCAAATTCTGCTCAATTTAATCGGGGATGCAGATAACGTCGTGGTGTTGAGCGGTGCAGCCTACAATGAACAGCATCAACTTCAATTAAATGAAGCAGGGGGCGATCGCACCGGATTAGCATTGCTGTGGATTAACAAACTGGTTGTGTCTTATCTGTTTTCAGAATTTCAACAAGCCGTAGAACAGGCTGGACAAGCAAGACAGTATTTGGATGCTGTCCTGGCTTTTTTATATGTACCCATCTTTCATTTCTATGAGTCTTTAGCCTACCTAGCATACTTTGGGGAACTTTCAACCCCAGAACAGCAGCAAATAAAGGAATGCATCGCTGACAACCAAGAAAAACTCAAATACTGGGCAACTCATGCGCCGATGAATTTCTTGCACAAGTTTTATCTAGTCGAGGCGGAACAAGAGCGAGTGCAAGGCAACAAAGCCTCGGCAATAGATTTATACGATCGCGCCATTGCTCTTGCGAAAGAACACGGTTACACCCAAGAAGAAGCACTTGCCAATGAACTGGCAGCTAAATTCTACCTCAATTGGCGCAAAGAGCAGATTGCTCAGTCATATATGACCCAAGCCTACTATGGCTATGCTCGTTGGGGCGCTAAAGCCAAAGTCGCCGACTTGGAACGACGCTATCCCCAACTCCTCGCCCCCATCTTAGAGCAAACCCGTTCTCCCCTCTCAACTAACGAAACTATCTTCACATTGGGGAGTCTCACCTCCACCAGTTCCGCTACTTCCGATAATAGCAGCGTCTCTGTTGCTTTAGATTTAGCTACCATTCTCAAAGCTTCCCAAACCCTTTCTGGGGAAATCGAACTCGAAAAGCTGCTTTCAGCTTTGCTGCATATTGTCATTGAAAATGCTGGAGCCGATAAATGTGTATTCATGCTTTTGGAGTCAGATCGGTTGCTAGTTCAGGCGTTAGCACAGCTTTCCCTAAGCGGTGTACAGAATCAGGCTGCCGTCAATTTTTACTCGATGTTGCTCAACCCACAGCCTATTGAAGATTCAGTTGATGTACCAGTTGGCTTAATTAATAACATCAAACGCAACTTGCAACCAGTAGTAATTACTGATGCTACAGTATATCCGCAACTACTCAATGACGCGTATATTCAGCAACAGCAACCCAAGAGTATCTTGTGCAGCCCAGTTTTGCATCAGGGTAAATTGCTGGGCGTATTGTACCTAGAAAATAATTTGGCAACCGGAGCCTTTACAAGCGATCGCGTCGAACTGCTGAACTTACTTTGTACCCAAGCCGCAATTTCTTTGGAAAATGCCCGAATTTACCAAAATTCTCAGAACTATGCCCAACAATTGGCACAATCTCTAGCAAAATTGCAGGCTAGTGAACTCCGCTTCCAAAATTTAGCAAATAATATTCCTGGAATGGTGTACCAATTCCGTTTGGCAGCCGACGGTTCAACTTCAACACCCTACGTTAGTTCTGGCTGTTTCGACTTGTATGGATTAGAGCCAGAGTTGGTGATGTCAGGGACACATAGCCTTTATGCGATGAATCATCCTGACGATCGCCCAGCTATTGCCGAAGCGATCGCCTACTCTGCCCAAAATCTCACACCCTTTGAGGAAGAATGGCGGATTATCCTGCCTTCAGGAACCGTGAAATGGATTCAATCTGCGGCTCGGCCAGAGCTACAAGCCGATGGGGCAATCATCTGGGATGGGGTGGTGATTGATATTAGCAATGGCAAACAGGCTGAAGAATCTCTAGCCAAAGAACGAGAGTTTTTGAATGCCATCATTCACAATATTACTGATGGGATTGTTGTTTGTGATGCTAGTGGCAAATTGACTTTATTTAACAAAGCAACTCGTGACTTTCATGGCTTACCAGTACAATCATTACCAGCAGAACAGTGGACAGAACATTTCGATCTCTATCAACCAGATGGGCAAACACCTCTATCAACCACGGAAATTCCTTTGTTTCGCGCCTTGCAAGGGGAAATAGTCGAAAACGCTGAAATGGTAATTGCACCGAAGCATGGTTCTAAGAGAATTTTGTTAGCTAGCGGACAAGCGATCTTCGATTCTTCGGGTAACAAACTCGGTGCAGTCGTTGTAATGCGAGATATTAGCGAAAGGGCGCGGCTTGAAGCCGAACGCAAACAAGCTGAACTTGCCTTGCAGCAAAAATCACTTGATTTACAACAAGCATTGAACGATTTACAAAACGCCCAATTACAAATTGTTCAAAGCGAAAAAATGTCAGCACTGGGCAACTTAGTTGCTGGTGTGGCTCACGAAATGAATAATCCCCTTGGTTTTATAGCTGCCAGTCTCAAGCAAGCTAAACCCACTGTTGCTGATATTGTTGAACACTTAAAGCTTTATCAAGAAAGTTTACCCCACAAAAATGATGAAATTAAAAACCATGCTGAAGAAATTGACTTGGATTATAGCTTAGAAGACTTGCCTAAGATGATTGATTCTATGTCTATGGCGTGCGACAGGCTAAAAAACATCAGCACTAGTTTGAGAACTTTCTCGCGTGCCGATCAAGACTACAAAGTGCCTTTCAATATCCACCAAGGAATCGATAGCACAATTTTAATTTTGAAACATCGTCTGAAGGCCAATGATCAACGTCCTGCTATTGAAGTTGTCACCAACTACGGTAATTTACCTCAAGTAGAATGTTTTCCTGGGCAATTAAATCAGGTATTTATGAATATAATCGCTAATGCAATTGATGCCTTAGATGAGTCTAATGTAGGACATAAATTTGAGGAAATCCAAGCCAATATTAACAGGATTGCAATTAAGACTTCGATAGAAAATAATACTATAAAAATTGCGATACGTGATAACGGCAAGGGGATAAGTGAACAAGTGAAAAATAAGATATTTGACCATTTATTTACGACAAAATCTGTCGGGAAAGGCACAGGTTTAGGATTAGCGATCGCTCGTCAAATCGTTGAAGAAACCCATAATGGTAAGTTGAGTTGTAACTCTATTCTCGGTGAGGGGACAGAGTTTATCATTGAAATTCCAGTGTAA
- a CDS encoding EAL domain-containing protein: MEKQQPFSLKQISSEDWENTPQDVKSLVESLLANAALSESQSRLIQFLDATPIAIAVHDSTGQLVYINHLAQALLGIDRPLELSSDQLSEVFQVYREGTEELYPLEALPSNRSLAGETIWVDDLEIHRGDQVIPLEVWATPIFGDRGKVTYAIVAFQDISDRKRQHLEQQMVENTLVKSERRYRQVIQVQTDLILRSLPDTTITFANDSLCFALGQSLENVIGWRWSNFVPPEDLDELSGKIAALTPEKPIFENINQDYRSNNQIGWTQWINLGIFDEHGQLTEIQSVGRDITALQEQIQREQALNRVFQSIRNSLDLDTIFATATAETAKLLKTLDCFVVQYLPKQGIWKHIAEFRHNPDAPTVIGLEIPDVGNPFAAQLKQLQIVRVENTTNLDNEINQEVAQIIPGAWLLIPLVIEDTLWGSFTIIAPQQPFTWSDNQIKLAQSVADQLEIAIHQANLYQQIQLELTERCRVEMALRESEARFQNMAANVPGAIFRYLLRPDGSDSVVYMSQGCYRLWEVEAQDVVTDATILWQMIHSEDVAGMQASVMESAQTLQPWYWAWRITTPSGREKWLEVAGRPTLQANGDIIWDTLILDVTERRQAEYRFQTLAANTPGVIYQYVLHPDGSNAMLYVSPGCRYLWELESQDIEQDVEIVWRMVHPDDLPAMRDSVLVSAETLHPWNWEWRVTTPSGRQKWLQASARPQRQANGDIIWDGLILDVSERQAALRERKQAEEAMRESEARYRLLAENTNDLVCLHELNGRYLYVSPSCEFLLGYRYDEMLREDIYTFIHPDDRDRVYQEIRTAVFRKKPTPITYRMLQKPGSYIWFETLTKPIVNATGEIVQLQTTSRDVTERIQVQNQLKYDALHDGLTGLPNRHFFMKRLELAIQRTYRLENYHFAVLFLDLDRFKVVNDSLGHLAGDQLLIAIAQKLQATLRKMDLAARLGGDEFVILLEEIKDIQEAVRITERILAELQTPMMIEGREVYTTCSVGIVLGTKDYVQASHLLRDADIAMYRAKNKGKARYEIFDTEMHTQALHRLHLENDLRRAIKCQEFVLHYQPIVALDTRHLVGFEALIRWQHPTQGLKFPGEFIPIAEEIGLITLLDYWAIRTACYQLAAWQTAFPELSAMKVSVNLSAQDIKQSDLLEEVDRVLTQTQLNGRYLTLEITESMLIEDIESTISVLGQLKERGIQISIDDFGTGYSSLNYLHRLPVDSLKVDRSFVNQIQSGKKNHQIVETIVALSNHLELDAIAEGIETQEQLERLQHLGYKFGQGYLFSKPMSNNAVEALLASKSLYYNLWS, encoded by the coding sequence ATGGAAAAACAGCAACCCTTCTCCCTCAAGCAGATTTCTTCAGAGGATTGGGAAAATACGCCGCAGGATGTGAAGTCTCTGGTAGAATCACTGCTAGCAAATGCGGCTTTATCAGAAAGCCAAAGCCGACTCATTCAATTTCTGGATGCCACCCCCATTGCGATCGCTGTCCACGACTCAACAGGGCAACTTGTTTACATAAATCATCTGGCACAGGCATTGCTAGGCATTGATCGCCCATTAGAACTGAGTTCAGACCAACTCTCAGAAGTCTTTCAAGTTTACCGTGAGGGCACTGAGGAGCTTTATCCCTTAGAAGCGTTACCCAGTAATCGGTCTCTGGCTGGGGAAACGATTTGGGTTGACGATCTAGAAATTCATCGTGGCGATCAAGTGATTCCTCTGGAGGTTTGGGCGACTCCGATTTTTGGCGATCGGGGTAAGGTGACGTATGCGATTGTGGCGTTTCAAGATATTAGCGATCGCAAACGCCAGCATTTAGAACAGCAGATGGTCGAAAATACCCTGGTGAAAAGTGAACGCCGCTACCGCCAGGTGATCCAGGTACAAACGGACTTGATTTTGCGATCGCTACCGGACACCACCATTACTTTTGCGAACGATTCTCTTTGCTTTGCTCTCGGTCAATCTTTAGAGAATGTAATTGGATGGCGATGGAGTAACTTTGTACCGCCAGAGGATTTAGACGAGTTGTCTGGCAAAATTGCAGCCCTCACCCCAGAAAAGCCAATCTTTGAAAACATCAATCAGGACTACCGCTCCAACAACCAGATTGGCTGGACACAGTGGATTAACTTGGGGATTTTTGATGAGCATGGACAGTTGACCGAAATTCAATCGGTGGGGCGAGACATCACCGCACTACAGGAGCAAATTCAACGCGAACAAGCTCTGAATCGAGTTTTCCAATCCATCCGCAACTCCCTTGATTTAGACACGATTTTTGCCACCGCGACAGCAGAAACAGCGAAACTTTTGAAAACCCTGGACTGCTTTGTGGTGCAATATCTGCCAAAACAGGGCATTTGGAAACATATTGCGGAATTTCGCCATAATCCAGACGCACCAACAGTCATTGGCTTGGAGATTCCCGATGTGGGTAATCCCTTTGCGGCTCAACTCAAGCAGTTGCAGATTGTGCGGGTGGAAAATACAACCAACCTCGACAATGAGATTAACCAGGAAGTCGCCCAAATCATACCCGGCGCTTGGTTACTCATTCCCCTAGTGATTGAAGACACCCTGTGGGGGAGTTTCACAATTATAGCGCCCCAACAACCGTTTACCTGGAGTGATAACCAGATCAAACTGGCCCAGTCCGTCGCAGACCAACTGGAGATCGCAATTCACCAGGCCAATCTTTACCAACAAATACAACTGGAACTAACCGAACGCTGTCGGGTAGAGATGGCTCTGAGAGAAAGCGAAGCCCGGTTTCAAAATATGGCGGCGAATGTACCAGGGGCGATTTTTCGTTACCTGCTCCGCCCTGATGGTTCTGACAGTGTAGTATACATGAGTCAGGGTTGTTACCGTCTTTGGGAAGTAGAAGCCCAAGATGTTGTCACAGATGCCACCATCCTCTGGCAAATGATCCATTCGGAAGACGTGGCTGGAATGCAAGCCTCAGTGATGGAGTCAGCACAAACATTACAACCCTGGTACTGGGCGTGGCGAATTACCACACCATCAGGGCGGGAAAAATGGCTGGAAGTTGCTGGCAGACCCACTCTCCAAGCCAATGGTGATATTATTTGGGATACATTGATTCTGGATGTAACCGAACGCAGACAAGCCGAATACCGTTTTCAAACTCTAGCAGCCAATACCCCAGGGGTGATTTATCAGTATGTGCTACATCCCGATGGATCGAATGCAATGCTTTATGTCAGTCCTGGTTGTCGATATCTCTGGGAACTAGAATCCCAAGATATTGAGCAGGATGTGGAAATAGTCTGGCGGATGGTGCATCCCGACGATTTGCCCGCTATGCGAGATTCAGTGCTGGTTTCTGCCGAGACTCTACACCCGTGGAATTGGGAATGGCGCGTGACAACGCCATCGGGTCGGCAAAAATGGTTGCAAGCCTCGGCACGACCGCAGCGACAAGCCAATGGCGATATTATTTGGGATGGGCTGATTCTGGATGTCAGCGAACGGCAAGCGGCGCTACGCGAACGCAAACAAGCCGAAGAAGCGATGCGAGAAAGTGAAGCCCGCTATCGCTTGTTAGCCGAAAATACCAACGATCTCGTGTGCCTTCACGAGTTGAATGGTCGATACCTCTACGTTAGCCCGTCTTGTGAATTCCTCTTGGGCTATCGGTATGACGAAATGCTCAGAGAAGATATCTATACCTTCATCCATCCCGACGATCGCGATCGCGTTTACCAGGAAATTCGGACAGCAGTATTCCGCAAAAAACCCACACCCATCACCTACCGAATGCTGCAAAAGCCTGGTAGCTATATCTGGTTTGAGACTCTCACGAAACCCATTGTGAATGCCACGGGTGAAATTGTTCAACTGCAAACCACCTCCCGCGATGTCACAGAACGCATCCAGGTGCAAAATCAGTTGAAATATGATGCCCTACACGATGGGCTAACGGGGTTGCCCAATCGCCATTTCTTCATGAAACGGTTGGAATTAGCTATTCAACGAACCTACCGTCTCGAAAATTATCATTTTGCTGTTTTATTTCTCGATCTCGATCGATTCAAAGTCGTCAATGATAGCCTGGGACATTTGGCAGGAGATCAATTACTCATTGCCATTGCTCAAAAACTCCAAGCCACCCTCCGGAAAATGGATCTCGCAGCTCGTTTGGGTGGCGATGAGTTTGTGATTCTACTTGAAGAAATTAAGGATATTCAGGAAGCAGTTCGCATCACAGAACGGATTTTGGCAGAGTTGCAAACACCCATGATGATTGAAGGACGTGAAGTATATACCACCTGTAGCGTTGGTATTGTCTTGGGTACAAAAGACTACGTTCAAGCCTCCCACCTATTGCGAGATGCTGATATTGCGATGTATCGGGCAAAAAACAAGGGCAAAGCCCGATATGAAATTTTTGATACTGAGATGCACACTCAAGCTTTGCATCGACTGCATTTAGAAAACGATCTGCGTCGAGCAATTAAGTGTCAAGAATTTGTCCTTCACTATCAACCGATTGTTGCTCTAGACACTAGACATCTTGTTGGCTTTGAAGCACTGATTCGTTGGCAACACCCTACCCAAGGGTTGAAATTTCCCGGAGAATTCATCCCTATAGCTGAGGAAATAGGACTGATTACGCTTTTGGACTATTGGGCAATTCGTACAGCCTGTTATCAGCTGGCAGCTTGGCAAACGGCTTTCCCGGAACTTTCTGCCATGAAAGTGAGTGTCAATCTTTCGGCGCAAGATATCAAGCAGTCCGATCTGTTAGAAGAAGTCGATCGGGTTCTGACTCAAACCCAATTGAATGGTCGTTACCTGACGTTAGAAATTACCGAAAGTATGTTGATTGAAGACATTGAGTCTACGATTAGTGTACTGGGCCAGTTGAAAGAGCGAGGAATTCAAATTAGCATTGACGATTTTGGCACGGGATATTCATCGTTAAACTATCTTCACCGTTTGCCTGTGGATAGTCTGAAGGTCGATCGCTCCTTTGTAAATCAAATTCAATCAGGCAAAAAAAATCATCAGATTGTCGAAACTATAGTGGCGCTGAGTAACCATTTAGAACTCGATGCGATCGCGGAAGGCATAGAAACTCAAGAACAACTGGAACGCCTGCAACACCTTGGCTACAAATTCGGTCAAGGGTATTTATTCTCCAAACCCATGAGCAATAACGCAGTAGAAGCACTTTTAGCAAGTAAAAGCTTGTATTATAACCTTTGGTCTTAA